The following are encoded together in the Zingiber officinale cultivar Zhangliang chromosome 8A, Zo_v1.1, whole genome shotgun sequence genome:
- the LOC122011009 gene encoding alpha carbonic anhydrase 1, chloroplastic-like, with the protein MLVLSDDDPKGFVRYGYSGVNGPDKWGSLSSDFSLCSQGKKQSPINIAKNITSNDPDLKPADRNYNKTRATIINNGLNIEVRSFTRYDIHKKNLFTANGLIWQLVYEKGPGIMAVDGKNYTLEKMVWHLPAEHTLDGESFPMELQLIHKSADNNITVVAILYQYGSNDAFLLQLQDELQQLQQDTCTGDEEARIPVGLVQTRTLVRHTRKYFRYVGSLTTPPCTEDVIWIILGKVRKMTEEQANLLRAPLSAEYKNNSRPTQPINGRTVRLYDEMHQVKNIDSNKSDKNSESKSS; encoded by the exons ATGCTAGTTTTATCTGATGATGATCCAAAAGGCTTCGTCAGATATGGATACAGTGGCGTAAATGGACCCGACAAATGGGGAAGCTTAAGCTCAGATTTCAGTCTGTGTTCTCAGGGGAAAAAGCAATCTCCAATAAACATTGCTAAGAACATTACAAGCAACGACCCAGATTTGAAACCAGCCGACAGGAATTATAATAAGACACGAGCGACAATCATCAACAATGGCTTAAACATTGAGGTTCGATCCTTCACCCGATACGACATTCACAAAAAGAACTTGTTCACTGCTAATGGTTTAATCTGGCAGCTAGTATATGAGAAAGGTCCTGGGATTATGGCTGTAGATGGGAAGAACTACACCTTGGAAAAAATGGTTTGGCATTTACCAGCTGAGCACACATTAGATGGAGAAAG TTTTCCTATGGAGCTTCAGCTAATCCACAAGAGCGCCGACAACAATATCACAGTTGTTGCGATCTTGTATCAATATGGCAGTAATGATGCTTTCCTTCTACAG TTACAAGACGAGCTGCAGCAACTGCAACAGGATACGTGCACAGGAGACGAAGAGGCAAGGATCCCAGTTGGGCTTGTTCAAACGAGAACCTTGGTGCGCCATACTCGTAAATACTTCAGATATGTTGGCTCCCTCACCACCCCTCCTTGCACTGAGGATGTTATATGGATTATCCTTGGCAAG GTGAGAAAGATGACAGAGGAACAAGCTAACTTGCTGAGAGCACCCTTGAGTGCAGAGTATAAGAACAATTCAAGACCGACCCAGCCAATAAATGGCCGAACTGTGCGACTCTATGATGAAATGCATCAAGTCAAGAATATTGACTCCAACAAGTCCGACAAGAATAGTGAGTCCAAGTCCAGTTGA
- the LOC122009717 gene encoding 40S ribosomal protein S25-like, with the protein MAPKKEKAPPPSSKPAKSGGGKQKKKKWSKGKQKEKVNNAVLFDQANYDKMLSEVPKYKQITPSVLSERLRINGSLARRAIKDLMARGAIRMVSAHASQQIYTRATNT; encoded by the exons ATG GCGCCGAAGAAGGAAAAAGCCCCGCCTCCGTCCTCGAAGCCGGCCAAATCTGGCGGAGGAAAGCAGAAGAAGAAG AAGTGGAGCAAGGGAAAGCAGAAGGAGAAGGTGAACAACGCTGTTCTCTTTGATCAGGCAAACTATGACAAGATGCTCTCTGAGGTTCCCAAGTACAAGCAAATCACCCCTTCTGTGCTCTCTGAGAGATTGCGG ATCAATGGATCCCTAGCTAGGAGAGCAATAAAGGATCTGATGGCAAGGGGTGCTATAAGGATGGTCTCCGCCCATGCCAGCCAACAGATTTATACTAGAGCCACAAACACCTAG